The nucleotide window TACTACAGAGATTGGAAAATATGTAATactctgtaaatataatttaatcatatgtGACTGATTTACTAGccctaaaaataatactaataatgcatattaaataatgtagttgACAAACCAAGTTTCTGAAAggaatttagattttattttaaatgtggcaaaatattacacaatcaaaataaactgaaacaaaacATGATTGTCAAATTATTCAccttaaaatgattttacaaaactCCTTTCAGAAACTAGGTTTGTCAGATTATATTATTCAGTAtgcattattagtattatttttagtgCTAGTAAATCATCATAtgtaattaaactatatttatattgcTACTTAATGAATTGctctttctttattattcttttctcacCACTCACTGTTTTTCTACAACCacactaattaaaacaaatctgttgcaaatatatatatttttaagttactttaaatttttaattttttagttgtacGTAACCTCAAAAGAAGTAGACTTTCCCAAGATGATGGATAGTATGTCAATGGTTATTGGTTTAATGTGtcaacaatttgtttattttgtctaTGGACAACGACTTCAATCAAAggtaaataatcttattttatttcaattgacaatttttatattatgcaaCACAAACATTTTATAGGTAGTGGTGGGAAATGGTTCATTGGAATCTCTAGTTAATTCTTTGGAGCAATATAAAAAAGCTGCCTGAAAGAATACTAGTAATAAAATTGTGAACCAGgttccaataaaaaatttttacagctATATTTCATCATAGAAACCTGCTGTATTGAACATATTAACCTTTAATATACAAGTATTTGTTCAGTTCATTGAATGCATCTAAAAAGCAAAACCCAATGAAGATATTTTTACCTCACTGAATTATCTAAACAATAAAGCAGGGGGAATTGCACCCCCTTTGATGGGTATGAATAGTACATAGTGGTAACTATCAAAATATCTGTGACTATGTCCCTGCTATCAAGGCAACACAGATAATATTGCACTCTTAAGCTTTGCACAAGAAAAGACAGTGCAGGTGAtcacatttttttctcttaaaattttgttaatcatgactgtaaattaataaaagttgctGGAAACAAAGTTTGATAGATTCTCATTTCTACTTTTGAAgcatctgttttaaaataaattaaattaaactctcTTCTACATTTTGGATAAAACAAACTATAATTATCAATGTTGTATATCAATAATGTATTTAAGATAAACTGTCTGTTACAATCACCAAAATGAAAGATAGCTCATTTGTTTTTTACAAGGgctgagtaaaaaaataaatgtagaatgaaaatcagtattttctttcaaaaacaaaataagtcaGATAAAAAgctattatcttattattattattattcatagtgatggttattttttaatactgttttaggCAGCTCCTCAAGGAGGGGGGCTTATACTTCCTTGGATCTACATACTGATGACATAGTAATCTGTAGTTGCAGTTTAAAATTATGCatgataataatacattaattgatttttatggtATTTCATAAGTCTCTAGACATTTAATGTAGCCTTGTTAACTTGGGCTCACAAACTGTTGTTGACATGAGTCCCAAGTGTTCTTTATTCATACAGTGAATGTACTTGTTGATCATTACTTCCATGGGTAACTAAGCACATATGTGTAAAAAGGTCTAGGTACACAGAATGTCTGAAAAGCTCctgtactaaattaaataaaaatatagatgtaaagataaacgaatttactcatATCAACCCTCTACacagaacccttctctagttgtACACTCATTGCAGCACCGGTAGAGCCCACATCAAAtactctggagaaatcactttgtgggatcgccttcaagTGCTCGGTACAAACCCTTTGGATGGCCGGAATGTCgtcgaaaaagcggcctttcTTCTTCAACTTGAATTTTGGTAACAAAAAATAGTCTGCTAGAGCCAAGTCGGGTGGGATAAGACGGCGATTTAATTTGCGGCGTAATAACACGTTAAAACTGTTGCCACGTATGCCGAGGCATAGTCGcgcaagagagtccaactgcccggATCCCGGTAATTGGGCCGAATTCGACAAATGCTACCCATCAGGAGTTTCATTActctaaatagaatttaaaattcacggtttgaccagttgCGCGCGCACTTTCGCAACAGCTGTTGACCGCCTCCCGCTCTGTTCGTCGTTATCTAACGACTCTCTACTGTCTTTAAACCGCTTACACCACGTTTATCTTGTAATacgagatgcggcttcatcaccgaatgcttgtTGTattatagaataagtttcaacgaaagataTTTGAaatcgaacacaaaattttatcgcgcttctctgttccatgtcgcaagctcgcacaaggtcacatAAACACAAAGTACGTGGCCaaatataactcgagactgggtgacgaaacgtgatgaaattttgtacacatattcgtcagacatcgtactacatagttccttggttatCAGAGAGATGGCGCTTCTTAGATCAACTAAAGAAATTTAGTTCGTTAACTTTTCAGAGATACTGTGTAATATGTGTTTTAATTAGAAACCAAAAACGAAATGGTGCCCAGAGATAGTGTTAACGGAtgttgttattaaaatgtaactggTCCAGGCCTGTTGTCCAACTGTCTAATCTCTCTTATGGGAATGAAGCTTTCacactttgaaataataataatagtgaaaatatgatggttgtaaattaataaaattattacagaaaacaataataaataatacagccattaatgaaaaatatttaagtaagcCTTAAACAAGcatgaagaaaagaaagctttatccatatttaattagtatactttaaaaacacattaatggAATAACGTTGCTTTTACaactaaaacttttataaactaaAGAAGATGTaggtagaatttataatttactttgtcTATTGATGTGATTCATTAATTAGCacaaagtaatgatttttatgttcTGCAAACTTCctctagttttttaaaaaagctctAGGACATAATATTTCATCTTAGATGGGAATATACAAAGgaataatagatataaataaaaccacACAGTAGAGTTTGGTTGTTTATTAACAGGTTCAGTCTGATCATCTCCAGGGaatctcatttaataattaacattattaaatgacCATTAAGTGCCCCTAATGGAAATACTACGAGTATTTTTGCAATTATCAATGGTATGTTTTCCAGAGTAGCATAAAATAATACCTGAAGCATGTGCATAGATTGTATTGATACAGTTTTTTAAGTAATGTACAATGTcagattaatgtttaataatttgatttgctAATAATATACTTTCTATttaaagataagaataaaatattctaatttttttcagagtGCATCTCTTTATAGATgtctttatttcaataattggTACAATGCACCTTCTAAATACATTTCTGGTATCAGTATTGTATTTGAAAGAACTCGGAAACCATTTATTTTGATGGCTGGATCTCTTATACCAATTAATCTTAGCTCATTTGTTACTGtaagtaaaattcattattttttattgtgttaatttcattgaaatgttcaaaacaaaataagaataataactttttctattattaattttaaaatatcattaataaataaaacaaagttttaagtttttgaaatttattaattatgatactcttgatttaattatgttttttacatttgaagCTTTTTCTTATGGtaaaactgcataaaaataaagaaaagctgcataaaaaatatggaatttttttgcatattttatgttttgtcattatttatttaaattgtttttaattatgcattccaaaaccagaaataaaaaaaactggttttctgcaaatctattttttatattatatattaattgtctaattatatatatatatatacagggggattcaaagaaacggggaattttgaaagttgtgttggtagccgtgggcgattggtaccacttgataagtggcgccagcctctttaacctaacctgccatttagttgtcatggatccttggattggtgtgcaacgtgcatttgctattaaagcgttttacaaaaacaatgacagtgtggaaggagcgcatagagaatttcgccgtcattttaatctgggacggcatgaccgtgttccatcagcacatccAATTAacacatggatatctaattttgaggaaactggttcggcaatgaaaaagaaacctccaggctgtgagcgaaccgtccgtacactacagaatattcaagctttacaagatgctgtccacatcggtcaatccgtcgtctctcagcatctttacgattgcatagttcaagtgttcgaagaatgttagtgaaggacttgcaataccatccgtacaagttgcagatcgtccaggaactgaaaccgaacgatgcagttgtgcgagcacaattctgtaatgtaatgcttcagaagataaatgataacgaagagtttgttcacgaactgtggatgtcagacgaagcgcatttccacctcagtggatttgttaacaaccAAAATTTCAGAttctgggcacaagaaaatcctacgcagctacaccagcgtccgttgcacagccagaaagtgaccgtgtagtgtgctatgtcatcttacggtgttataggcccttattgtTTTGAGGATGAcgaacggtcttgcgattacagtgacatcggctcgttacgtagccgtgcttgaaacctttgttgtggaacaacaaaagagatttccaccgattctaaacacagcctggtttcagcaagacggagcaaggtcacatactgcacgaatatcgatggtagctgtacgccgattgtttggacaacgtgtcatttcacgaaatggtgacattagatggcctcccagatcgcctgatctctcagcttgcgattactttttgtggggtcaccttaaaagcaaaatgTTCCACAGTAGATCTGCTACAACgaaagaactgaaggcaaagatccaagaagcaattgcggaaattccagttgagatgttacgtcaaaccatgaacaatttaacgaagagacttcgtgagtgtttacgtagaagaggaggtcacctggaagatgtcatctttaaaaaataaactaaaatgtatgtatcctaaaatggcaacatttgtacaattacatgaaataaaattcattttctaaaaaaaattttcattaacgttatttaattttttaaatttcaagtttctttgaatcattctgtatatattgcTTGCAAATCAATTTGAAGcagggaattttttatttttttgctgtggTTACACAGCTTGACCACAACCATTCTTTAaattgtctgtgtaatgtgaggttactgttatttggttatttagcaattttcatctTATAAACAGGCAGATGTGGCTGTACAAGAAAAATTACTCCAACACAGCATCAGTTATTagtgagagaaaaaataaacttatctgctgtggacttaaaatCAAGAATTAGCTGCCAATGGAAAAgatttatactaaataattaaaaattttacactaaataattataaatttatcaacttcCGCCCAGCTGCAAGCTGGGCGGAAAGCTCATCGACCTGCTAAGTAGCAGTTTTTAACACCAGCAGTGTGCAAAAAACACCTCTGGTGGGCACATGCTTACTGGACTAAATAAGGCTGGATAAATGTTTAAGTATTACCATGAGTCACAATTTTATGTTCAGGGCAAAGAGTTTCATATGTTTCAAAAGCATCATACGAAAATACATCACTGGCTCATAAATATCAATCAGTTAAAACATTCCAAGAAAACATGCTTTGGGattgtttcatatttaaaagtCCTTgttcattatttcaagtaaatggTGTTAAAAAGTGATAGATATattaagattctgaaggaaagggttgtaaTACAAGTTCAAAATAAATTCTCACAAGGCAATGGAgtattccaacaagatttggcactatgtcatactgccaaaaaagtagaAAGATTTTTTGAAGAACGAAAAGAACAAAACAATAAAGTGCTTCCATGGCCAGGCTACTCTCAaaacttaaacccaattgaaaatctttgggcaatagtcaaaaaatgatTCTCAAAAAGGAATTGTACCAAAAAATTgatctcattaaagcaataatatcagtattattcattatgaagaaataaaaaaaaatgtgtagtacacttgttgaatgGATATCAAGTCATGTACGGGAAGTGATTAAGAATGAAGGaagacatattaattactagatattcacaaattgcataattatgattttttcctaaataaagttactttttattaagtaacatctgtgttcagattaatttgcatgctactacATACGTATACAAATCTATGTATATCACTTTGTGTATATGTGAGGAAGTAAAAACAGATACTTGTAAAATTACTATGAACAATGATCATTTAAGTGCACAACAGGATAATACAGATTAGGCATGTACTAGCAGATTACTttcctatgaaaaatattttaatcattgtatatttttcatcTCAATATCAAGTCTATGCACCTGCATTTACGAATATTGGCAGACCAACCtaataaaacaacttaaaccagagtattttttttacattatagtacatcataaaaacatataacaaaacaaaaaataatactagaattaaactaaaatattaaaaactaaaaaattacttatatctaTCACAATATCTACTTAAATTACTTAACTACCATTACAgatgaaatcttaaaaataaaaacaaaacaaaagtatgtatatattcaaattaatatatattttttttgtcttcaatcatttgactggtttgatacagctctccaagattccctatctagtgctagttgtttcatttcggtataccccctacatcctacatccctaacaatttgttttacatattccaaacatggcctacctacacaatttttcccttctacctgtccgtccaatattaaagcgactattccaggatgccttaatatgtggcctataagtctgtgtcttcgtttagctatatttttccaaatgcttctttcttcatctatttgccgcaacacctcttcatttgtcactttatccacccacctgatttttaacattctcctatagcaccacatttcaaaagtttctaatcttttcttctcagatactccgatcgtccaagtttcacttccatataaagcgacactccaaacatatactttcaaaaatcttttcctgacatttaaattaatttttgatgtaaacgagttatatttctgactgaaggctcgtttcgcctttgctattcggcattttatatcgctcctgcttagtccgtctttagtaattctacttcccaaataacaaaattcttctacctccataatcttttcttctcctattttcacattcagtggtccatctttgtaatttctactacatttcattactttcattttgttcttgtttattttcaggcgatagttcttgcgtaggacttcatccatgccattcattgtttcttctaaatcctttttactctcggctagaattactatatcatcagcaaatcgcagcatctttatcttttcaccttgtactgttactccgaatctaaattgttctttaacaccattaactgccagttccatgtaaagattaaaaagtaacggagatagggaacatccctgTCAGACtccctttattatatatatatcttatgtatgcatatatatatatatatatatatatatatatatacatttgtaaaatatgttagaTGACGTATTAATTGATATTTCTgcaaagtataatatattttataaaatttaatattatttttctacatattctaatatatatatttttttattttattttgtaatttgtgtagtaaattttattgtaatggttacgttttgtatttaaattttaattacattataattattataattttaatcttgattttctttaatttttttgttaaaactaaaatacaaaacgTAACCACTAGCATAAAATTTACtgcacaaacaaaataaaattaaaaaaaaatctatttatattttattagaatatgtagaaaggtaatattaaattttataaaatatattaatactttgtaaaaatatcaatcaatatcttatctaatatatttttatcattgccTAGGATACAGCAAGTGTTCCTCAAAAATTTAGGTCACAAAAGTGTGCAATTGACAAAAATGTGGAGTACAGTCAACCGGCAGTCGCCTCTTGACTGTGCTCTACATCTGAAAAATTTGGAATAGTACACATAGTGGTGCATTTTCTGCTGACGTCAGATATCCGTGAGTAGCTCTGGTATGTGCTAATCACAATCGGCaaaggaccacttcctctcggtGAACTTTTCTGCATGAAGAGTCTCATGGCAACATAGTATCTTTGATATGTCGGGGTTTGTTATCTACTATAGAAGTTCTGTAACCTTACCACTTTACTTAATGTGCAGCAAGAATTTGCatgtgaaaatgtaaatttgCATCTGGAATTCCCATGTGGCTAGGAATCCAGCAATCGCATTATAGATTTTGGTGACAATAGTATGTgtagaatacaaatcttctaaagcttggagagcAATACATGAGtagctacaaataaggatatgacagtATTTTGGGataacgtggatggtcctcatatctTTGTAAATGAGTTCTCACAAGGACTGCATtaaaaatcaggtgatttggatgTCCTTTAAGACAGGCAGAGTAAGATGCTGGTCtcatctatcccaaagtgatggctcaccgcagTCAACAAGTATGCTTCCAGCAGGAcaaaggaaagcatgatgtactgCATCCAGTAATTTAAGTATAGTATTACACGCTGACGAGTAGGCGACACTGTCATAATCTAAA belongs to Lycorma delicatula isolate Av1 chromosome 1, ASM4794821v1, whole genome shotgun sequence and includes:
- the LOC142317978 gene encoding odorant receptor 23a-like encodes the protein MMDSMSMVIGLMCQQFVYFVYGQRLQSKSASLYRCLYFNNWYNAPSKYISGISIVFERTRKPFILMAGSLIPINLSSFVTINLHATTYVYKSMYITLCICEEVKTDTCKITMNNDHLSAQQDNTD